A region from the Desulfitobacterium dehalogenans ATCC 51507 genome encodes:
- a CDS encoding methyltetrahydrofolate cobalamin methyltransferase, with product MIIIGEKINGTIPSVKNAIAERDEEFIRNLAIKQTEAGAHFLDVCASTAPEYEVETLIWLMNIVQDTVDTPLCIDSPNAAVIKEVFKYARRPGLINSVSEEGDKCEVIFPLIEGTEWQVVALTCDNKGIPSDIETRVDITKKIVEKAQKHGITPDRIHLDPLVLALSADNKSLLNFTETLKLVKELYPTIKVTSGLSNISFGMPLRKVVNQGFLTIALYAGMDSAILDPTNRDMMATLMATEALLGQDRLCRNFANAFRKNKIGPIKE from the coding sequence ATGATAATTATCGGAGAAAAAATTAACGGTACCATTCCCAGTGTAAAAAATGCGATTGCCGAGCGGGATGAAGAATTCATTCGTAACCTGGCCATCAAACAAACAGAAGCAGGGGCACATTTTCTGGATGTATGTGCCAGCACAGCGCCGGAATACGAAGTCGAAACCTTGATCTGGCTGATGAATATCGTTCAGGATACGGTCGATACTCCCTTGTGTATAGATAGCCCCAATGCCGCAGTGATTAAAGAAGTCTTCAAGTACGCCCGGCGTCCCGGATTGATTAACTCCGTCTCAGAGGAAGGGGATAAATGCGAGGTTATTTTCCCTTTAATTGAAGGTACAGAGTGGCAGGTTGTAGCCCTGACCTGTGATAACAAAGGAATTCCTTCCGATATTGAGACACGGGTGGACATTACGAAAAAGATTGTGGAAAAGGCCCAAAAGCATGGCATTACTCCTGACCGGATCCACCTTGATCCACTGGTATTGGCCTTGTCCGCTGACAATAAATCTTTATTGAACTTTACCGAGACTCTAAAATTAGTTAAAGAGTTGTATCCTACGATTAAAGTAACTTCCGGATTAAGCAATATTTCCTTCGGCATGCCCCTGCGGAAAGTGGTCAATCAAGGCTTTTTAACCATCGCTCTTTATGCAGGAATGGATTCTGCCATTCTCGATCCCACCAACCGGGATATGATGGCTACTCTTATGGCAACTGAAGCCCTGCTGGGTCAGGACCGCCTCTGCAGAAACTTCGCCAATGCTTTCAGAAAGAATAAAATTGGCCCAATCAAAGAATAA
- a CDS encoding uroporphyrinogen decarboxylase family protein: MSDRMAERTQLFTDLIDGKIPKRVPIMGSFAHEFAIQYAGMDLKEVQWDTTNLEASFEKVCEDFYSDLLPVSAFRMPSFYKILGSRNFVMGSNGFLQHPDVEGLKVEDYDDFIASPYNCILEKVLPNLYSELDTDPVTRSLVMAKAFKAYTDENNNLFRIYGNLIGKFNYGTVSFFAGFCEAPFDILTDQLRGFKNISLDVRRIPDKVEAAVNAATPLMIKMGTHAVPNKYNATFIPLHMAPYLRGKDFDRFYWPSFKKLVEGLAEKGMRSYLFVEQDWMRYIDYLAELPEGTVMTFEYGDPKLVKEKLGKKHIIGGFYPLTLLKTGTKQECIDKAKELIDILAPGGGYYFAFDKVIITADSVNIDNTRAVLDYVANNANY; this comes from the coding sequence ATGTCTGATAGAATGGCTGAAAGAACACAATTATTTACCGATCTGATCGATGGAAAAATTCCTAAGCGGGTTCCGATCATGGGATCCTTTGCTCATGAGTTTGCTATTCAATATGCCGGTATGGATTTAAAAGAGGTCCAATGGGATACGACCAATTTAGAAGCTAGCTTTGAGAAAGTGTGTGAAGACTTCTATTCCGACCTCTTGCCTGTTTCAGCTTTCAGAATGCCCTCATTTTACAAAATATTAGGCTCAAGAAACTTTGTCATGGGTTCCAATGGTTTTCTGCAGCATCCGGATGTAGAAGGGCTTAAAGTAGAAGATTATGATGATTTTATTGCTTCCCCCTATAATTGTATCCTGGAAAAAGTATTGCCCAATTTGTATTCTGAGCTGGATACGGATCCTGTCACCCGCTCCCTTGTCATGGCGAAGGCCTTTAAAGCCTATACCGACGAAAATAACAATCTGTTTAGGATTTATGGGAATTTGATCGGTAAATTTAATTACGGTACGGTATCCTTTTTTGCCGGTTTTTGCGAAGCTCCTTTTGATATTCTGACCGACCAGTTAAGAGGTTTTAAAAATATTTCATTGGATGTAAGGCGGATTCCCGATAAGGTTGAGGCTGCTGTCAATGCTGCCACTCCTTTGATGATCAAAATGGGAACTCATGCTGTCCCAAATAAGTACAACGCTACCTTCATTCCCTTACACATGGCTCCCTATCTTAGAGGGAAAGATTTTGACAGATTCTACTGGCCTAGCTTCAAGAAATTGGTGGAAGGTCTGGCCGAAAAAGGTATGAGATCCTATTTGTTTGTTGAGCAGGATTGGATGCGCTACATTGACTATTTGGCCGAGCTTCCCGAAGGAACCGTTATGACCTTTGAGTATGGCGATCCGAAGCTTGTTAAGGAAAAGTTAGGCAAAAAGCATATTATCGGTGGTTTCTATCCCCTTACCCTTCTAAAAACAGGGACAAAGCAGGAATGCATCGATAAAGCGAAAGAACTTATCGACATCTTAGCCCCAGGCGGCGGATATTACTTTGCCTTTGACAAAGTAATCATCACCGCTGACAGCGTAAATATTGATAATACCAGAGCTGTTTTGGATTATGTAGCCAATAATGCCAATTATTAA
- a CDS encoding cobalamin B12-binding domain-containing protein produces MLDLNALTQAIGDLDEGQVVSLLEEFVESKPSMADANQVVAACQKGMSIVGDFYEKKEYYVGDLIFAGELLSQAFDILKPVIGGDNTQKVGSIVVGTVQGDMHDIGKNIFASMVEAAGFDVYDLGIDVEPAVFVEKVKELKAEVLGMSGVLTLAIDSMKATVEALEAAGIRDQVKVIIGGNPVTEEACKQIGADMFTTNAAEGVKICQRWVE; encoded by the coding sequence ATGCTGGATTTAAATGCATTGACACAAGCCATTGGGGATCTGGATGAAGGACAAGTGGTAAGCTTATTAGAGGAGTTTGTTGAATCCAAGCCCAGTATGGCTGATGCAAACCAAGTCGTTGCGGCCTGTCAAAAAGGGATGAGCATCGTAGGAGATTTTTATGAAAAGAAGGAATACTACGTTGGTGACCTTATTTTCGCCGGTGAGCTTTTAAGCCAGGCATTTGACATTTTGAAACCTGTGATTGGCGGAGACAATACCCAGAAGGTTGGCAGCATCGTCGTGGGTACAGTTCAGGGAGATATGCACGATATTGGCAAAAACATTTTTGCAAGCATGGTCGAGGCAGCAGGCTTTGATGTCTATGATCTTGGCATCGATGTAGAACCTGCCGTTTTTGTGGAAAAGGTAAAAGAGTTGAAAGCAGAAGTATTGGGCATGAGCGGGGTGCTTACCCTGGCCATTGACTCTATGAAAGCAACAGTCGAAGCCTTGGAAGCAGCAGGAATACGGGACCAGGTGAAGGTTATCATCGGCGGCAACCCTGTCACTGAGGAGGCATGCAAACAAATCGGAGCCGATATGTTTACTACCAATGCCGCCGAGGGAGTAAAAATATGTCAGAGGTGGGTGGAATAA
- a CDS encoding IS110 family transposase: MNFTQNEKLKQLSERSIVIGVDIASELHYARAFDWRGVELGKVFKFENSAEGFKDFYAWIEHLKRQAQKDCTVVGAEPTGHYWFGLASYLKEQSIKLVLVNPFHVKRSKELDDNHPSKTDAKDPKTIAKLVIEGRYNEPYIPEGIYAELRIAMVCRMRIQKELNSIKNRIQRWLKIYFPEHETVFGKFDATSSMLVLQVAPLPKDIERLGVEGINRIWRDNKLRAVGMKRAKSLYEAAQKSIGCTEGESCSRMEIQLLLQDYHTKTAQYEAVTETIDGLCRQIPEVAKLLEIKGVGLVTVAGFLSEVGDIRRFNSPKQIQKLAGLALRESSSGKHKGQTTISKRGRARLRAILFQAVMPLVAKNAEFAEIHTYYTTRPKNPLKKKQSLIALSCKLIRVFYALLTKGIDYDPKKLIQDIHRPVEYLAA, from the coding sequence ATGAATTTTACACAAAATGAGAAACTAAAGCAACTATCCGAAAGAAGTATTGTGATCGGAGTGGACATCGCCAGCGAGCTTCATTACGCCAGGGCTTTCGACTGGCGAGGAGTCGAGCTAGGCAAAGTATTCAAGTTTGAAAACAGTGCTGAAGGATTCAAGGATTTCTACGCATGGATTGAACATTTAAAAAGGCAAGCACAAAAGGACTGTACAGTGGTAGGCGCAGAGCCAACCGGCCATTACTGGTTTGGCCTGGCATCCTACCTAAAAGAGCAAAGCATAAAGTTAGTCCTCGTCAACCCATTCCATGTAAAGCGTAGTAAGGAGCTTGATGACAACCACCCCAGCAAAACGGATGCTAAGGATCCCAAAACCATCGCTAAGCTGGTCATTGAGGGTAGATACAATGAACCCTATATACCGGAAGGGATCTATGCAGAACTGCGAATAGCGATGGTTTGCAGAATGCGCATCCAAAAGGAATTGAACAGTATAAAAAATCGCATTCAGCGGTGGCTGAAAATCTACTTTCCCGAGCATGAAACGGTATTTGGAAAGTTTGATGCCACAAGTAGCATGCTGGTATTGCAAGTTGCTCCGCTACCTAAGGACATTGAAAGGCTGGGAGTAGAAGGAATAAACCGAATTTGGAGAGACAACAAGTTGAGAGCAGTGGGAATGAAAAGGGCTAAGAGCCTGTATGAAGCTGCTCAGAAGAGCATTGGTTGCACCGAAGGAGAGTCTTGTTCCCGAATGGAAATCCAGCTATTACTGCAAGACTATCATACTAAAACAGCACAATATGAGGCAGTCACTGAAACCATCGATGGGTTGTGCCGTCAGATACCCGAAGTAGCCAAGTTGCTTGAAATTAAAGGTGTTGGCCTCGTTACCGTGGCAGGTTTTCTCTCCGAAGTTGGAGATATTAGACGCTTTAATTCTCCAAAGCAAATTCAAAAGCTAGCGGGCCTAGCCTTGCGAGAAAGTAGCTCGGGCAAGCACAAGGGACAGACTACCATAAGTAAGCGAGGTCGAGCGCGGTTGAGGGCGATTCTATTTCAAGCAGTGATGCCGCTCGTCGCCAAAAACGCAGAGTTTGCAGAGATACACACCTACTATACGACAAGGCCCAAGAATCCACTGAAGAAGAAGCAATCGTTAATAGCCTTAAGCTGTAAACTGATTCGGGTGTTCTATGCCCTATTAACAAAGGGTATAGACTATGACCCGAAAAAGCTGATTCAAGATATTCATCGTCCAGTTGAGTATTTAGCAGCGTAA
- a CDS encoding energy-coupling factor transporter transmembrane component T family protein, with protein MLIDYLPGDSLLHRLHIRTKVFGFLVVIIWCFLFQNPLYNLCFLLGILVFALQSKISYKKVWQMIRPLMPICLFLLLFTGITYPPERFQREISQVILFSIANEGQVALSVGGFLTGVNYICRLLIMVLGSSILTLTTPLDEFMQFLNQLRVPAEITFMITTALRFIPTLDKKRLFIIEAQRARGARINDKSSMGRIKTYLLIMVPLFVNSILIAEDLAKGMLNRGYGYRSFMTPIRECPLTAKDYWVLWALLLFLGGGLYMRIGLNSGVL; from the coding sequence TTGTTGATAGACTATTTGCCAGGGGACTCTCTGCTTCACCGTCTCCATATTCGTACCAAAGTATTTGGTTTTCTAGTGGTTATTATCTGGTGCTTTCTCTTTCAAAATCCTCTCTACAACTTGTGCTTTTTGCTTGGTATCCTCGTATTTGCGCTTCAAAGCAAAATCTCCTATAAGAAAGTTTGGCAGATGATTCGGCCTTTAATGCCCATCTGTCTCTTTCTGCTTCTTTTTACAGGAATAACATATCCTCCGGAAAGATTTCAAAGAGAAATAAGTCAAGTCATTCTTTTCTCCATAGCCAATGAGGGGCAGGTTGCATTGTCCGTGGGAGGGTTTTTAACGGGAGTTAATTACATCTGCCGCCTGCTTATTATGGTGCTGGGGTCTTCAATTCTGACCTTAACGACGCCGCTGGATGAATTTATGCAGTTTTTGAATCAGCTTAGAGTTCCGGCGGAAATAACCTTTATGATCACGACGGCCTTGCGGTTTATTCCCACTCTGGATAAAAAAAGATTGTTTATTATCGAAGCTCAAAGGGCCCGGGGCGCAAGGATCAATGATAAAAGCAGTATGGGACGGATAAAAACTTATCTTTTGATTATGGTCCCCTTATTTGTAAATTCCATTTTGATTGCCGAGGATCTGGCAAAAGGTATGCTAAACCGTGGTTATGGATATAGATCCTTTATGACCCCAATACGTGAATGCCCTTTGACAGCAAAGGATTACTGGGTTCTATGGGCTCTTCTGTTATTCTTAGGTGGCGGACTGTACATGCGGATCGGCTTAAACTCAGGGGTACTATGA
- a CDS encoding ABC transporter ATP-binding protein: MKPVIELRDVSYRYPRSEVESLKQVSLAVKKGKFIALMGPTGAGKTTLSLCLNGLIPQFLQGEMRGEVIVGGKETDKIRVQELAKQVGLVLQDAESQIVGRTVGEDVAFGPRNFGISMQEIQQRVAQALAQVRLNGYDERSTAELSGGEKQRLVIAGVLALEPEILVMDEPASELDPEGRFEIYRTLDDLCREGERTILVIEHSSEEILQRADEVIVLNRGKIAWQGAPEELFRNIPLLREFGIKPLPVSLLGWNFLERGWIEFEDVPLDVAGAESLIRNLVRKKNAQGRIASLVKPIERKEVHQEGRVEEGPRSSPLIQVKQLVHQFTSGQLGVRGIDLTIQKGEFVALVGSNGAGKTTLAKHINGLLKPTEGEVLVKGLNTKDYDTAQLAQTIGYVFQNPDHQIFSVSVEKEIEFGLKNAGFTGTEMEKRIAQALELTGLEKYRQVHPYTLGKGERQFIAVASVLALTPEILVIDEPTTGLDWVGVEKIMKLLQQLHRKGTTILMISHDMDSVADYAERVVLLQEGQVIIDAPPWEAFADESILRQAAVLPPQLCVLNQRLKDLGYQAKSAEEFRRIVFHSIEEGERKPC; encoded by the coding sequence GTGAAGCCAGTAATTGAATTAAGGGATGTCTCTTATCGCTATCCACGGTCAGAAGTCGAGAGTTTAAAACAAGTCAGCCTGGCAGTGAAAAAAGGAAAATTCATTGCTTTGATGGGTCCCACGGGAGCGGGGAAAACAACCTTAAGCTTGTGTCTGAATGGATTGATTCCCCAATTTCTGCAAGGTGAGATGCGGGGAGAGGTAATCGTTGGGGGTAAAGAGACTGATAAGATTCGGGTGCAGGAATTGGCCAAGCAGGTAGGGCTTGTACTGCAGGATGCAGAAAGTCAGATCGTCGGGCGAACCGTCGGGGAAGACGTGGCCTTTGGCCCCCGCAATTTCGGTATCTCTATGCAGGAGATTCAGCAAAGGGTTGCCCAAGCCCTGGCCCAAGTTCGGCTGAACGGCTATGATGAGCGCTCTACGGCGGAGTTATCGGGTGGAGAAAAACAAAGGCTGGTGATCGCCGGGGTGCTGGCCCTGGAGCCGGAAATACTGGTAATGGATGAACCGGCCTCCGAGCTGGATCCGGAAGGACGGTTCGAGATCTATCGGACCTTGGATGATCTCTGTCGTGAGGGTGAGCGGACGATTCTTGTCATTGAACATTCCAGTGAAGAAATCCTGCAAAGAGCCGATGAAGTCATTGTACTTAATCGCGGGAAAATTGCATGGCAAGGGGCACCGGAAGAGCTTTTTCGCAATATACCCCTTTTGCGGGAATTCGGGATAAAACCTCTTCCCGTCAGCTTATTAGGCTGGAACTTTTTGGAGAGAGGATGGATTGAATTCGAAGATGTTCCTTTAGATGTGGCCGGGGCGGAATCCTTGATCCGCAATTTGGTAAGGAAGAAAAATGCCCAGGGCAGAATAGCCTCCTTGGTTAAGCCCATAGAGAGAAAAGAAGTTCATCAAGAGGGAAGGGTGGAGGAGGGTCCCCGGAGTTCACCGTTGATTCAGGTTAAACAGCTTGTTCACCAATTTACATCAGGACAACTGGGTGTGCGGGGAATTGATCTCACTATTCAAAAGGGAGAATTTGTAGCACTGGTTGGTTCCAACGGAGCCGGAAAAACCACTTTAGCAAAACATATCAATGGCTTGCTTAAACCCACAGAGGGAGAAGTTCTCGTCAAGGGCCTGAATACGAAAGACTATGACACGGCTCAGTTAGCCCAAACCATTGGCTATGTGTTTCAGAACCCGGATCACCAGATCTTTTCCGTCTCAGTGGAGAAAGAGATAGAGTTTGGGCTGAAGAACGCCGGTTTTACCGGGACGGAGATGGAAAAGCGGATCGCTCAGGCTTTGGAATTAACCGGCCTGGAAAAGTACCGTCAGGTTCATCCTTATACCCTAGGTAAAGGGGAACGGCAGTTCATCGCTGTGGCTTCCGTTTTAGCCCTTACCCCGGAAATTCTCGTGATTGATGAACCGACGACAGGTCTTGATTGGGTGGGGGTGGAGAAAATCATGAAATTACTTCAGCAACTCCACAGAAAGGGGACAACCATTCTTATGATCAGTCATGATATGGACAGTGTTGCAGACTATGCAGAACGGGTTGTCCTTTTGCAGGAGGGTCAGGTTATAATTGATGCCCCTCCTTGGGAGGCCTTTGCAGATGAGTCTATCCTCCGGCAGGCGGCAGTTCTTCCTCCCCAATTATGTGTCTTAAATCAAAGACTGAAAGATTTAGGCTATCAGGCGAAATCGGCTGAAGAATTCAGGCGGATAGTGTTTCATAGTATTGAGGAGGGGGAGAGGAAACCTTGTTGA
- a CDS encoding ECF transporter S component — MIEPAKKTTVQKSAQNIRRIAIMAVFIALSAVGALIKIPSPLGTVALDSAPGFFSALAFGGLEGSIVIAIGHLLTSAVVGFPLGIPMHLVIAIEMAVFALIYRLVNKKIGLIPAVIITSLLNGVVAAFSVFPIGGMGAVLGLMPFLLLGSVLNVAVSALAYKALKGSRLI, encoded by the coding sequence ATGATTGAGCCGGCAAAGAAAACAACGGTCCAAAAATCAGCTCAAAATATCAGACGAATTGCGATCATGGCGGTCTTTATCGCCTTGAGTGCGGTAGGAGCCTTGATTAAAATTCCCAGCCCACTGGGGACAGTGGCCTTAGATTCTGCTCCGGGTTTTTTCAGCGCTTTAGCCTTTGGCGGTCTCGAAGGCAGTATCGTTATTGCCATAGGCCATCTGCTGACCTCAGCGGTGGTCGGTTTTCCGCTGGGAATTCCTATGCATTTGGTCATCGCCATAGAAATGGCTGTCTTTGCGTTGATTTATCGCCTTGTCAATAAGAAAATCGGTTTGATTCCCGCTGTTATCATAACCTCCCTCCTCAATGGTGTGGTGGCTGCCTTTTCGGTCTTCCCCATAGGCGGTATGGGTGCTGTTTTAGGGTTAATGCCTTTTCTTTTATTGGGATCGGTATTGAATGTTGCGGTATCTGCTTTAGCCTATAAGGCACTTAAAGGAAGCCGACTGATCTAA
- a CDS encoding AIR synthase related protein: MGYQGRDVEVVSLNDTQYLVAACDSCGAIGEKELDVVKVPWRITGRLTARVALMEVLAVGAVPQMMSIAIANDPIPAGEEIMKGVREELRALNLMSLPTAISTEKNMPTKQTGLGITAIGLCDQDKLRIGRSKPGNSLFCLGLPKVGTEAANPEDPDILQGVHVVKLLSVPGVYDIIPVGSQGIRGEAEALARSIGARFIKNSRCELDIHKSAGPSTCLIYTASEDIELGDFGKIPNHKIGRLEEDGGGGLQTGNED, from the coding sequence TTGGGGTATCAGGGAAGAGATGTTGAGGTGGTTTCTTTGAATGATACGCAATACCTTGTCGCAGCTTGCGACTCATGCGGTGCTATTGGTGAGAAAGAGCTGGATGTGGTCAAAGTTCCCTGGAGGATTACCGGCAGGTTGACGGCCCGGGTAGCCTTAATGGAAGTACTCGCAGTTGGAGCGGTTCCCCAGATGATGAGCATTGCCATTGCCAATGACCCCATACCCGCAGGGGAAGAAATAATGAAGGGGGTGAGAGAAGAGCTAAGGGCTTTGAACCTGATGTCCCTGCCTACGGCTATCAGCACAGAAAAGAATATGCCTACAAAACAAACGGGCTTAGGAATCACGGCCATCGGGCTTTGCGATCAAGATAAACTTCGCATTGGTAGATCCAAGCCGGGCAATAGCCTGTTTTGCCTGGGACTTCCTAAAGTGGGAACTGAGGCGGCTAACCCGGAAGATCCGGACATTCTGCAGGGGGTACATGTCGTTAAATTGCTTAGTGTCCCTGGAGTGTACGACATTATTCCGGTAGGCTCCCAGGGGATAAGGGGTGAAGCCGAAGCCCTTGCCAGGTCTATTGGTGCCCGGTTTATTAAAAATTCCCGATGTGAACTTGATATCCATAAATCAGCAGGACCTTCAACCTGTCTCATTTATACGGCATCAGAGGATATTGAATTAGGGGATTTTGGCAAGATACCCAACCATAAAATTGGCAGATTGGAAGAGGATGGAGGTGGAGGTCTCCAAACAGGAAATGAAGACTAA
- the metK gene encoding methionine adenosyltransferase: MVRKLFTSESVTEGHPDKICDQISDAILDAIFAKDPNARVACETSVTTGLVLVSGEITTNCYVDIPSTVRQAIREIGYTRAKYGFDADTCAVLTSIGEQSADIALGVDKALEAKNGEMSEEEIEAIGAGDQGMMFGYATNETESYMPLPIDLAHRLARRLSEVRKSDILDYLRPDGKTQVTVEYEDNRPVRIDTIVISTQHHPEATQERIRRDLLEHVVFPVVPAELLDENTRYFINPTGRFVIGGPQGDAGLTGRKIIVDTYGGMARHGGGAFSGKDPTKVDRSAAYAARYVAKNVVAAGLADRCEIQLAYAIGVAHPVSVQVETFGTAKIDEEKIGELVKANFDLRPAGIIKTLDLRRPIYHQTAAYGHFGRTDLDLPWEKTDKVDALREQAGL, translated from the coding sequence TTGGTAAGAAAATTATTTACCTCCGAATCGGTCACGGAAGGACATCCTGATAAGATCTGCGACCAGATTTCCGATGCCATCTTGGATGCCATCTTTGCTAAAGACCCCAATGCCCGGGTCGCTTGTGAGACTTCGGTTACCACCGGCCTGGTTTTGGTCAGTGGCGAAATCACGACCAATTGCTATGTGGATATCCCTAGTACGGTAAGACAAGCCATCCGTGAAATCGGTTATACCCGGGCCAAATATGGCTTTGATGCGGATACCTGTGCCGTTCTCACTTCTATCGGGGAGCAGTCCGCCGACATCGCTTTAGGAGTGGACAAGGCTCTGGAAGCGAAAAACGGAGAGATGAGTGAAGAAGAAATCGAAGCCATTGGTGCCGGAGACCAAGGGATGATGTTTGGCTACGCTACCAATGAAACGGAAAGCTATATGCCTCTTCCTATTGACCTGGCTCACCGCCTGGCCCGCCGCTTGAGCGAAGTACGCAAGTCGGATATCCTGGATTATCTGCGTCCTGACGGCAAGACTCAGGTGACGGTAGAGTATGAGGACAATCGTCCCGTCCGTATCGATACCATCGTGATCTCCACCCAGCATCACCCGGAAGCCACCCAGGAGCGGATTCGCCGGGATCTGCTGGAGCATGTGGTATTTCCCGTGGTTCCGGCAGAGTTGCTGGACGAAAACACACGCTATTTTATTAACCCCACAGGCCGTTTTGTCATCGGTGGTCCCCAAGGGGATGCCGGCTTGACCGGTCGCAAGATCATCGTTGATACTTATGGCGGTATGGCTCGCCATGGGGGCGGAGCTTTCTCAGGCAAGGACCCCACAAAAGTTGACCGCTCTGCGGCTTACGCAGCCCGGTATGTAGCGAAAAACGTGGTGGCGGCCGGTCTGGCTGATCGCTGCGAAATCCAGTTGGCTTATGCCATCGGGGTAGCTCATCCCGTATCTGTTCAGGTGGAAACCTTCGGGACAGCTAAGATTGATGAAGAAAAAATCGGGGAATTGGTCAAAGCTAATTTTGACCTCCGTCCCGCTGGGATCATTAAGACCTTGGATCTGCGCCGTCCTATCTATCATCAAACGGCTGCCTATGGCCATTTTGGCCGTACCGATCTGGACCTGCCTTGGGAAAAGACCGATAAGGTAGATGCGCTGCGGGAGCAAGCCGGCTTATAG
- the coaBC gene encoding bifunctional phosphopantothenoylcysteine decarboxylase/phosphopantothenate--cysteine ligase CoaBC, whose amino-acid sequence MLRGKKILVGITGGIASYKAADVVSRLRKQGATVYVAMTKGATEFIAPLTLRTLSGHPVYVEMFEEPKVWNVEHIALAEAVDAVLVAPATANLLAKMTVGLADDFLSTVLLATKAPIFVAPAMNHNMYHHPTTQENLKRLQERSVRILGPATGFQACGTDGDGRMSEPQDLVEALQSFFATSGLLAGKKALVTAGGTQEPLDPVRYLGNRSSGRMGFAVAEALREAGAETILVSAPNELPTPPGVRRIAVMTAEEMHAAVMDEFAHMDIVVKAAAVADYRPLANAEQKIKKDGSSLTLELVPTPDILAECGKKKERQFLVGFAAETEKLYEHAQAKMQRKNVDMLVANDVTKPGAGFGSPTNIVSLLFPNGKKIDLPQMNKLDVARRLVQEIAERLSEKE is encoded by the coding sequence ATGTTGCGGGGCAAGAAAATCCTTGTGGGGATTACGGGTGGTATTGCATCTTATAAAGCAGCGGATGTGGTGAGCCGTCTCCGTAAGCAGGGCGCAACAGTGTATGTGGCGATGACTAAGGGGGCGACTGAATTTATTGCCCCCTTAACCCTGAGGACCCTTTCCGGTCATCCGGTCTATGTGGAGATGTTCGAAGAGCCCAAGGTGTGGAACGTTGAGCATATCGCTTTGGCGGAAGCCGTCGATGCCGTATTGGTTGCCCCGGCCACGGCTAATCTATTGGCTAAAATGACTGTGGGACTCGCCGATGATTTTCTCTCTACTGTCCTGCTGGCAACTAAGGCCCCTATCTTTGTGGCTCCAGCTATGAATCATAATATGTATCATCATCCCACTACCCAAGAAAACCTGAAGCGGTTGCAGGAACGTTCCGTGCGGATTCTTGGACCGGCAACAGGCTTTCAGGCCTGCGGTACGGATGGAGATGGCCGTATGAGTGAGCCCCAAGATCTTGTGGAGGCTTTGCAGAGCTTTTTTGCCACATCAGGATTATTGGCGGGCAAAAAAGCTCTGGTCACAGCCGGTGGAACCCAGGAACCCCTTGACCCGGTTCGCTATCTGGGCAATCGTTCTTCAGGTAGGATGGGTTTTGCTGTGGCTGAAGCCTTAAGGGAGGCCGGTGCGGAAACCATCCTCGTATCCGCTCCTAACGAATTGCCGACCCCACCGGGAGTGAGGCGAATCGCCGTGATGACAGCTGAAGAAATGCATGCAGCCGTCATGGACGAATTTGCTCATATGGATATTGTCGTCAAAGCGGCGGCCGTTGCCGATTATCGACCCCTAGCCAATGCCGAGCAAAAAATTAAAAAAGACGGGTCAAGTCTTACTCTGGAACTTGTACCCACTCCCGACATTTTGGCGGAATGCGGCAAGAAGAAAGAACGCCAATTTCTTGTGGGCTTTGCCGCTGAGACGGAAAAGCTTTACGAGCACGCTCAAGCCAAAATGCAGCGCAAAAATGTGGACATGCTGGTAGCAAATGACGTAACCAAACCTGGAGCTGGATTTGGCAGCCCTACGAATATCGTGAGCTTGCTTTTTCCGAATGGAAAAAAAATCGATCTGCCCCAAATGAATAAATTAGACGTAGCTCGGCGGCTGGTTCAGGAGATTGCTGAGCGCCTTAGTGAAAAGGAGTGA
- the rpoZ gene encoding DNA-directed RNA polymerase subunit omega produces the protein MKQPSLDILLSKVDSKYTLVLAAAKRARTLMEDPEFEVNYRGAKPVSLAFDEIAKGKYHFELTREGIK, from the coding sequence ATGAAACAGCCTTCTCTCGATATTTTGTTGAGCAAAGTGGATAGTAAATATACCTTGGTGCTGGCAGCAGCAAAAAGAGCCCGTACCCTAATGGAAGATCCGGAGTTTGAAGTGAATTACCGTGGAGCTAAGCCGGTAAGTCTTGCTTTTGATGAGATTGCCAAAGGCAAATATCATTTCGAATTGACCCGTGAGGGAATAAAATAA